One Chrysiogenia bacterium genomic region harbors:
- a CDS encoding right-handed parallel beta-helix repeat-containing protein — MKYRILYLAILAVMAIAWSSTGARAGDPTPLTFTVDSLDDLGSSNAPNGICESPCRLRDALVEAEGHEGEDTINFDPSLFTGGAGTITLVTALPVISQNITIDGPGSAMLTVDANASAGAQRRVFTLTSALPCFEATISGMTLTGGYIVGDGDGDGGAIRVNQDHILNLTDVVVAGNYVENDGGGGIYFNLGELHLTDSVVMGNEAAQDEGGGEGGGIYGYGTLTLTNTDVTGNTAGNQGGGIYLYGSGGPTITGGMINLNAAGSGGGGLYLSSSTGGSAMLTGALIASNTSESDGGGISVNAGGYDLTLTNSDIENNEGSNGGGLYLVTSGGNLVVTGSSVVDNDAGYDGGGIYWASTTAMIGTSLISGNMAGSYGGGINANFAEMLEIEATSIVSNSADYDGGGIALYSVTSSGSLLNNTISGNSSNRNGGGLYVSNSGGANIQVTHNTIASNTADADSNGSGDGGGIYPLSGALTLTNSIIAGNDDASDLVTLSTKPPPVAHDDCSGTVTSNGVNLIGDDTGCSGLSEDDLIGDDPMLGELIEVPGLRIAIRDLLLGSAAINAADPATCAEMDAIGQTRNEDACDIGAVESISLAIYLYKEANGGCTIGASGGAVSSMSLLLLAIAGAFAFERRRRRS; from the coding sequence ATGAAATACCGAATTCTTTATCTGGCCATTCTGGCCGTAATGGCGATCGCCTGGTCGAGCACCGGCGCGCGCGCCGGCGACCCCACGCCTTTGACCTTCACCGTCGATAGTCTCGACGATCTGGGTTCAAGCAATGCGCCCAACGGGATCTGTGAGAGCCCGTGTCGACTGCGCGATGCGCTGGTCGAGGCCGAGGGCCACGAGGGCGAGGACACGATCAACTTCGATCCCTCGCTCTTCACCGGTGGGGCGGGGACCATCACTCTGGTGACTGCATTGCCGGTCATTTCCCAGAACATCACCATCGATGGCCCCGGTTCAGCAATGCTGACTGTGGATGCCAACGCATCGGCCGGTGCGCAGCGGCGCGTCTTTACGCTGACCAGTGCCCTGCCGTGTTTCGAGGCCACGATTTCCGGCATGACGCTGACTGGCGGTTACATTGTTGGCGATGGCGATGGAGACGGCGGCGCCATTCGAGTTAATCAGGATCACATCCTGAATCTCACTGACGTTGTTGTAGCGGGCAACTATGTCGAGAATGACGGGGGCGGCGGCATCTACTTCAATCTCGGAGAGCTGCACCTGACCGATTCTGTGGTCATGGGCAATGAAGCGGCGCAAGACGAAGGCGGCGGTGAAGGCGGCGGTATCTACGGTTATGGCACACTGACCCTGACGAATACGGATGTAACCGGCAATACAGCCGGGAATCAGGGCGGCGGAATCTACCTGTACGGTAGTGGCGGGCCGACCATCACTGGAGGCATGATCAATCTCAATGCTGCCGGCAGCGGCGGCGGCGGTCTCTATCTGAGCAGCAGCACCGGCGGATCGGCGATGCTTACCGGCGCCTTGATCGCCAGCAACACATCCGAAAGCGACGGCGGCGGAATATCGGTCAACGCCGGCGGGTACGATCTGACGCTCACCAACAGCGACATCGAAAACAACGAAGGCAGCAATGGCGGCGGCCTCTATCTGGTAACTTCCGGAGGCAATCTGGTGGTCACGGGCAGCTCCGTGGTGGACAACGATGCCGGATACGATGGTGGCGGCATATACTGGGCGAGCACGACGGCCATGATCGGCACCTCCCTTATCAGCGGCAACATGGCCGGCTCTTACGGGGGCGGAATCAACGCGAATTTCGCCGAGATGCTCGAAATCGAGGCCACGTCGATCGTGAGCAATAGCGCGGACTACGATGGCGGCGGCATCGCACTGTATTCGGTTACCTCGAGCGGTTCGCTCCTGAACAACACCATCAGCGGCAACAGCTCGAACCGCAATGGTGGCGGGCTCTATGTCTCCAACAGCGGAGGGGCCAACATCCAGGTGACCCACAACACGATTGCTTCCAATACCGCTGACGCCGATAGCAACGGCAGCGGAGACGGCGGCGGTATCTATCCTCTCAGCGGTGCTCTGACACTCACGAACTCGATCATTGCCGGCAACGACGATGCCAGCGATCTGGTCACACTCAGCACGAAACCGCCCCCGGTGGCCCATGACGACTGTTCCGGCACCGTCACCTCCAACGGAGTGAACCTGATCGGCGACGACACCGGCTGCAGCGGGCTGAGTGAGGACGACCTGATTGGCGACGATCCCATGCTCGGTGAGCTCATTGAAGTTCCGGGCCTGCGCATTGCGATCCGCGATCTGCTGCTGGGCAGTGCGGCGATCAATGCCGCCGATCCGGCCACCTGTGCGGAGATGGACGCCATCGGCCAGACCCGCAATGAAGACGCCTGCGACATCGGCGCGGTCGAGTCGATTTCTTTGGCAATCTATCTCTACAAAGAAGCCAACGGCGGCTGTACGATTGGCGCAAGCGGCGGCGCAGTGTCCTCCATGAGCCTGCTTCTGCTGGCCATTGCGGGGGCCTTTGCCTTCGAGCGCC